The proteins below are encoded in one region of Glandiceps talaboti chromosome 17, keGlaTala1.1, whole genome shotgun sequence:
- the LOC144448011 gene encoding ETS homologous factor-like has product MLSMESSNSFEMSVQPSFSNFGNVSVKKEDCPVKVEYINDMYSCTQVGHGSPGDFFGFTDIDLNSQSQYTPLLTPEQLKQKLERETNQLVPNLPDFELTSHYTGRSDDWQDQSPYNWTPDLVYAWLHQCMYELEQDYSDIGLEDFYLSGQQLCQMTRDDFIRKAPKSGSILYNKLQSRLHIGACIKPSVFNEDPCDGDFPPSDLLLDIQDDKDLSELLSSDILDFLEKNGQLSDSDPPSPTSYCGPPSPTSSQYTTDSEVISSPPSPKDAAAIFAEINAGFPRYRTNSAGEDTDDSDMFSDTKSESSSDHLPPVNIKIPIAPKTRGGKNLQMLQNLKAKRPRGRPRKPVIKTESSSDEDDDDIFIHPPKGKGMKGNHLWEFIRDLLKSPHYNPDYIRWEDSSSGVFRIVHSEAVAKAWGKKKNNPRMTYEKLSRAMRYYYKRDILERVDGRRLVYKFGKKAYGWQESAKLSAN; this is encoded by the exons ATGTTGAGCATGGAGTCAAGCAACAGTTTTGAGATGTCAGTACAGCCCAGTTTTTCCAATTTTGGAAATGTTAGTGTCAAG AAGGAAGATTGTCCTGTCAAAGTGGAATACATCAACGATATGTACTCCTGTACACAAGTTGGACATGGCAGTCCAGGAGATTTCTTTGGTTTCACAGACATTGATCTGAATAGTCAAAGCCAATACACTCCACTGTTGACTCCAGAACAACTCAAACAGAAGTTGGAGAGAGAAACCAATCAGCTGGTACCCAACCTACCAGACTTCGAACTGACTTCACATTACACAGGTAG GAGTGATGATTGGCAGGACCAATCTCCTTACAACTGGACACCTGACTTGGTGTATGCATGGTTACaccaatgtatgtatgaattggAACAAGACTATTCTGATATTGGTCTGGAAGACTTCTACTTGTCAGGACAACAGTTATGTCAGATGACCAGAGATGACTTTATCAGAAAAGCTCCCAAAAGTGGAAGCATTTTATACAATAAACTACAAAGTAGGCTTCATATTGGAG cGTGTATTAAACCCAGTGTCTTCAATGAAGATCCCTGTGATGGTGATTTCCCACCATCTGATTTGTTACTTGATATTCAAGATGACAAAG ATTTGTCAGAATTGCTATCTAGCGATATATTGGACTTTTTGGAAAAGA ATGGCCAACTGAGTGACAGTGATCCACCATCACCAACAAGTTACTGTGGTCCACCATCACCAACAAGTTCTCAGTACACCACAGACTCCGAAGTCATTTCTTCTCCACCAAGCCCAAAAGATGCAGCTGCTATTTTTGCAGAGATTAATGCTGGTTTCCCTAGATACAGGACTAACTCAGCTGGAGAAG ATACCGATGATAGTGACATGTTCAGTGACACTAAGTCTGAGAGCAGTAGCGACCATCTGCCTCCAGTCAACATCAAGATACCCATTGCACCCAAAACTAGAGGTGGTAAAAATCTGCAGATGTTACAGAACCTGAAAGCGAAAAGACCCCGTGGCAGACCACGAAAACCTGTCATTAAAACAGAATCATCCAGTGATGAAGACGATGATGACATCTTTATTCATCCTCCTAAAGGAAAAG gAATGAAAGGCAATCATCTGTGGGAGTTCATCCGTGATCTCTTGAAAAGTCCACATTACAATCCTGACTACATTCGATGGGAAGATTCCAGCAGTGGGGTTTTCCGTATAGTTCACTCGGAAGCAGTTGCCAAGGCAtggggaaagaagaaaaataatcCTCGCATGACGTATGAAAAACTGAGTCGCGCCATGAGGTACTACTACAAAAGAGACATTCTTGAGAGAGTTGATGGGCGTCGACTTGTCTATAAATTCGGCAAAAAAGCCTATGGATGGCAGGAGTCGGCCAAACTCTCTGCCAACTGA